In one Bacteroidota bacterium genomic region, the following are encoded:
- a CDS encoding T9SS type A sorting domain-containing protein, with translation MASLDFSINYSIIKHPLHPSHFKPFDLPDTEFIGTSNSKEVIRESHVATPRNAFLHANKIRAQLSNRGDLHWDPIAQKPGYEINPGRKIISTYCSALWLGGYDQNGQLYTAAQTYRQSGDDFWPGPLNLNGSADSASFSQFDSIWIAGRSDVDEFRYQYGIGNVSNGTYPVSNFILNWPATSNDPLIPQTLAPFVDFNSDGVYNPYDGDYPDVKGDQMAWWIFNDKFNTKTATNSLPMGVEINASAYAINCNANLPILDYTTFYHYEIHNRSTNNYIIDETNETLGLSTAVFFEGGPGIPLDPPQLMEDYYNFMNAILRNGSPLWYGGSGYGNGSGATTLPCKYMFPGTSDYNFTTPWTMATAGIQPTDVRGVGSSGPFLLPAGSKVTFDVAYVTGPNDSSQNRLVLEEINQLFRSGQLTTWRGAIPPISGAQTINSSTLSATYTISLPNDTSFHYLWTVTNGIILNGQGSNAIQVFWGSLGTGEVSLEVLENGNPCKGSNKISVQINSPMNSDTVKECSIRIYPNPVRSVLNLETAREVIDNVRIYSLEGKLISQESWTGEINTQFLSPGVYIVELQSTCSRKLLRKVFIKQRN, from the coding sequence ATGGCATCCTTAGATTTTTCAATTAATTATTCCATTATCAAACACCCTTTACATCCTTCTCACTTTAAACCTTTTGACTTACCGGATACTGAATTCATAGGCACTAGCAATTCGAAAGAAGTAATTCGCGAATCACATGTTGCTACTCCCAGAAATGCTTTTTTGCATGCCAACAAAATACGTGCACAATTATCAAACCGTGGTGATTTGCATTGGGATCCAATTGCCCAAAAACCCGGTTATGAAATCAATCCCGGAAGAAAAATAATTTCTACTTACTGCTCCGCATTATGGCTGGGCGGATATGATCAAAACGGACAATTATATACTGCAGCGCAGACTTATCGTCAATCGGGAGATGATTTTTGGCCGGGTCCATTAAATTTAAATGGCAGTGCTGACTCTGCATCTTTTAGTCAGTTTGATTCTATTTGGATCGCCGGAAGAAGTGATGTGGATGAATTCCGATATCAATATGGAATAGGAAATGTCAGCAATGGAACATATCCTGTTTCAAATTTTATTTTAAATTGGCCGGCAACATCGAACGACCCTTTGATCCCCCAAACACTGGCTCCTTTTGTTGATTTTAATTCAGATGGCGTTTACAATCCATATGACGGAGATTATCCGGATGTAAAAGGTGACCAAATGGCATGGTGGATTTTTAACGATAAATTCAATACTAAAACTGCAACGAATTCTTTACCTATGGGGGTCGAGATAAATGCTTCCGCCTATGCTATAAATTGTAATGCCAACCTTCCCATACTGGATTACACAACTTTTTATCACTATGAAATCCATAATCGTTCCACTAATAATTACATCATTGATGAAACAAACGAAACATTAGGTTTAAGCACTGCCGTTTTTTTTGAAGGTGGGCCAGGAATTCCATTAGACCCTCCACAATTGATGGAAGACTATTATAATTTTATGAATGCTATCTTACGAAACGGTAGCCCTTTGTGGTATGGAGGATCCGGATACGGGAATGGTAGCGGTGCCACGACTCTTCCTTGCAAATACATGTTTCCGGGCACCAGTGATTATAACTTCACTACGCCATGGACAATGGCCACAGCAGGTATTCAACCCACAGATGTCCGAGGTGTAGGTTCATCCGGCCCCTTTCTTTTACCGGCAGGATCAAAAGTGACTTTTGATGTTGCCTATGTTACCGGTCCAAATGACTCTTCCCAAAACCGACTGGTACTTGAAGAGATAAATCAACTCTTTCGATCAGGTCAATTGACTACATGGAGAGGTGCTATTCCTCCTATATCCGGCGCCCAAACCATTAACTCTTCCACACTGAGTGCAACATATACAATCTCTTTACCGAATGACACCTCTTTTCATTATTTATGGACGGTAACCAACGGAATTATTTTAAACGGACAAGGCAGTAATGCTATTCAGGTATTTTGGGGTTCATTGGGAACAGGAGAAGTAAGTTTAGAAGTGCTGGAAAATGGAAATCCCTGTAAAGGAAGTAACAAAATTTCTGTTCAAATCAACAGCCCGATGAATAGTGATACGGTTAAAGAATGTTCCATTCGCATCTATCCAAACCCTGTGCGTTCGGTACTGAATCTGGAAACAGCAAGAGAGGTGATCGACAATGTCCGTATATATTCGCTGGAGGGCAAATTAATTAGTCAGGAATCCTGGACCGGAGAAATTAACACACAATTTCTCAGTCCGGGTGTATACATCGTTGAATTACAAAGTACCTGCAGCCGGAAACTTTTAAGAAAAGTATTTATTAAACAACGAAATTGA